From a region of the Prevotella melaninogenica genome:
- the nuoK gene encoding NADH-quinone oxidoreductase subunit NuoK, whose protein sequence is MIPVGYFFVLSGLLFFIGVFGFVTRRNLVAMLISVELVLNSVDINFAAFNRLLFPDGYEGMFFTLFSIGVSAAESAVALAIIINVYRHFHSDQVNSIENMKL, encoded by the coding sequence ATGATACCAGTAGGATATTTCTTTGTCCTTAGTGGACTATTGTTCTTTATCGGAGTGTTTGGTTTCGTAACCCGTCGCAACCTTGTTGCAATGCTTATTTCCGTAGAGTTAGTTCTCAATAGCGTAGATATCAACTTTGCTGCATTCAACCGTTTACTTTTCCCTGATGGATATGAGGGTATGTTCTTTACGCTCTTCTCTATCGGTGTAAGTGCTGCTGAATCAGCTGTTGCACTCGCTATTATCATCAATGTTTACCGTCATTTCCACAGCGATCAGGTGAACAGTATTGAAAATATGAAATTATAA
- a CDS encoding NADH-quinone oxidoreductase subunit A: protein MYFTLFVTVLITAAFLVVAAYAIAKWIGPRSYNPAKGEPYECGIPTYGTSWLPVHIGYYLFAILFLMFDVETVFLYPWAVVVKTFGTLALATIGFFMLVLVFGLAYAWRKGALEWK, encoded by the coding sequence ATGTATTTCACACTTTTTGTTACCGTTTTGATAACGGCCGCATTCTTGGTAGTAGCAGCTTATGCTATTGCTAAATGGATTGGTCCGCGTTCATATAATCCGGCGAAGGGTGAGCCTTATGAGTGTGGTATCCCGACTTACGGAACCTCTTGGTTGCCAGTGCATATCGGTTACTACCTCTTTGCCATTCTTTTCTTGATGTTTGACGTGGAAACCGTATTCCTTTATCCTTGGGCTGTTGTTGTAAAAACATTTGGAACTCTCGCACTTGCTACGATTGGTTTCTTTATGTTGGTATTAGTATTTGGTCTTGCGTATGCTTGGCGGAAAGGAGCACTTGAATGGAAATAA
- a CDS encoding NADH-quinone oxidoreductase subunit J family protein — MARLIMFAVLAVIILASAVFCVSTKRIMRAATALLFVLFGVAGLYFLLDYTFLGAAQISIYAGGITMMYIFAIQLVSKRTLQGLSERWLGKRTFLAAFIALVGFGTVILVLLKNEVLRHTVVNGDSLSNEVTMETIGRNLMTANKYGYVLPFEFISVFLLACIIGGLVILNNKKKEESK, encoded by the coding sequence ATGGCAAGATTAATTATGTTTGCGGTTCTCGCCGTTATTATACTGGCTTCAGCCGTATTCTGCGTGTCGACGAAGCGTATCATGCGAGCTGCGACAGCATTGCTGTTTGTGCTCTTTGGCGTTGCAGGTCTCTACTTCCTGCTCGATTACACATTCCTTGGTGCTGCCCAAATCAGTATTTATGCTGGTGGTATTACAATGATGTACATTTTCGCTATTCAGTTAGTAAGTAAGCGTACATTGCAGGGTCTTTCTGAGCGTTGGTTAGGAAAGCGTACTTTCCTTGCAGCCTTCATTGCTTTAGTTGGTTTTGGTACAGTAATCCTTGTTCTGTTAAAGAATGAAGTTCTGCGTCACACTGTTGTGAACGGTGATTCTTTATCAAATGAGGTTACAATGGAAACCATCGGTCGTAATTTGATGACAGCCAATAAGTATGGTTATGTTCTCCCATTTGAGTTCATCTCTGTATTTCTTTTGGCTTGTATCATTGGTGGCTTAGTTATATTGAATAACAAAAAGAAGGAGGAAAGCAAATGA
- a CDS encoding NADH-quinone oxidoreductase subunit B, which produces MEIRKPKIKSLPYDEWKDNDTLSKMASELNDGGTNLVLGNLDQLINWGRSNSLWSLTFATSCCGIEFMSVGCARYDFSRFGFEVTRNSPRQADLIMCAGTITNKMAPALKRLYDQMAEPKYVIAVGGCAISGGPFKDSYHVMRGIDEIIPVDVYIPGCPPRPEAIIYGMMQLQRKVKIEKFFGGVNHKQSAEERELGKSNAELIFSEKLGINPEEIKEKREAAWNEAKNPAPKPARPVVKPTAAAVKPADVSAKPAEAATTTSEPVAPKKDTIVVNQPVTQEDVEKLGKEIDQIDAASKAADETATNN; this is translated from the coding sequence ATGGAAATAAGAAAGCCAAAAATCAAGTCTCTTCCATACGATGAATGGAAAGACAATGACACGCTTAGCAAAATGGCAAGCGAATTGAACGATGGTGGGACTAACCTCGTTCTCGGTAACTTGGATCAACTTATCAATTGGGGTCGTAGTAACTCTCTTTGGTCACTTACCTTTGCAACATCATGTTGTGGTATTGAGTTTATGTCTGTTGGATGTGCGCGTTATGACTTCTCACGTTTCGGTTTTGAGGTAACACGTAACTCTCCACGTCAGGCTGACTTGATTATGTGTGCTGGTACTATCACAAACAAGATGGCTCCAGCTTTAAAGCGTTTGTATGACCAGATGGCTGAGCCTAAGTATGTAATTGCTGTTGGTGGTTGTGCTATCTCTGGTGGTCCATTCAAGGATAGTTATCATGTGATGCGTGGTATCGATGAGATTATCCCTGTGGATGTTTATATTCCAGGTTGCCCTCCACGTCCAGAGGCTATTATCTATGGTATGATGCAGCTTCAACGTAAGGTGAAGATTGAGAAATTCTTTGGTGGCGTAAACCACAAGCAGTCTGCTGAGGAGCGTGAATTGGGCAAGAGTAATGCCGAACTTATCTTTAGTGAGAAGTTAGGTATCAACCCTGAAGAGATTAAGGAGAAGCGTGAAGCAGCTTGGAATGAAGCTAAAAATCCTGCTCCAAAGCCTGCACGTCCTGTTGTGAAGCCTACAGCTGCCGCTGTGAAACCAGCTGATGTTTCTGCTAAACCTGCAGAAGCTGCTACTACTACTTCTGAGCCTGTTGCTCCAAAGAAAGATACGATTGTCGTTAACCAGCCTGTGACACAAGAAGATGTTGAGAAGTTGGGTAAGGAAATCGATCAGATTGATGCTGCAAGCAAGGCTGCAGATGAGACAGCTACTAACAATTAA
- a CDS encoding NADH-quinone oxidoreductase subunit L has translation MFDYAFLILLLPFLSAVVLGLFGMKMPRKVAGIIGTCMLGTLFVLSLYTAYHYFFYTGEYTAMGETFNVTDGRLANGTYPTVTVFNITWLKFTELLTFNIGFRLSPISVMMLIVITTVSLMVHIYSFGYMAERDENYKFEEYEHGFQRFYAYLSLFTMSMLGLVVATNIFQMYLFWELVGVCSYLLIGFYYPKHTAVHASKKAFIVTRFADLFFLIGILFFSFYVGTFNYDLSVNPGLVETLNGLAKNPHLTWVLPTALFLMFIGGAGKSAMFPLHIWLPDAMEGPTPVSALIHAATMVVAGVFQVASLLPIYVQFGAQEQLHWIAWIAAFTAFYAAAVACAQRDIKRGLAFSTISQIAYMLVALGVCFYEKEHGSFYSAEYLHHGGLGYMAAMFHLFTHAMFKALLFLCSGAIIVIIGSNFKEYMGGLHKYMPITNICFLIGCLAIAGIPPFAGFFSKDEIISACNALPGVEGQALKWIMTLVAGMTAFYMFRLYYVIFWGESYYEQDPENRRRPQEVPFVMWGPLVFLAIISITAGWIPFGHFVSANGLSYDIHIDWSIATTSIFAALIGFALATWMYAGKKQPVADALQRTFPRLHKAALNRFYIDNAWQFFTHKIVFRCFSIPIAWFDRHVIDGTFNFMAWGTQEAGESIRSWQSGDVRQYAVWFITGTVALTLVLLCLI, from the coding sequence ATGTTTGATTACGCATTTTTGATACTTCTTCTCCCGTTCCTAAGCGCTGTTGTGCTTGGCTTGTTCGGTATGAAGATGCCTCGCAAGGTCGCTGGTATTATCGGCACCTGTATGTTGGGAACACTATTTGTGCTTAGCCTCTACACTGCTTACCATTATTTCTTTTATACTGGTGAGTATACAGCTATGGGCGAGACCTTCAATGTAACTGATGGTCGTTTGGCAAATGGTACATACCCAACTGTTACAGTCTTCAACATTACATGGTTGAAGTTTACTGAACTTTTGACTTTTAACATTGGTTTCCGTCTTTCTCCAATCAGTGTGATGATGTTAATCGTCATTACTACTGTCAGCTTGATGGTTCACATCTATTCATTCGGTTATATGGCTGAACGTGATGAGAATTATAAGTTTGAAGAGTATGAGCACGGCTTCCAGCGTTTCTATGCCTACCTGTCACTCTTTACGATGTCAATGCTTGGCCTTGTAGTGGCAACTAATATTTTCCAGATGTATCTCTTCTGGGAGTTGGTAGGTGTATGTTCATATCTGTTGATTGGATTCTATTATCCAAAGCATACTGCAGTTCATGCCAGCAAGAAGGCATTTATTGTCACACGTTTTGCTGACTTGTTCTTCTTGATTGGTATCTTGTTCTTCAGCTTCTATGTTGGAACTTTCAACTATGATCTTAGTGTAAACCCAGGTCTTGTTGAGACATTGAATGGTTTGGCTAAGAATCCACATTTGACTTGGGTACTCCCAACAGCTCTTTTCTTGATGTTCATTGGTGGTGCAGGTAAGTCTGCAATGTTCCCATTGCATATCTGGTTGCCAGATGCTATGGAGGGACCAACACCTGTATCTGCATTAATTCACGCAGCTACGATGGTTGTTGCCGGTGTTTTCCAGGTTGCATCATTGTTGCCAATCTATGTGCAGTTTGGTGCACAGGAGCAACTCCATTGGATTGCTTGGATAGCAGCATTTACTGCCTTCTATGCAGCAGCTGTAGCTTGTGCTCAGCGTGATATTAAGCGTGGTTTGGCATTTTCTACTATCTCACAGATTGCTTACATGCTCGTTGCACTTGGTGTTTGCTTCTATGAGAAGGAGCACGGTTCATTCTATAGTGCAGAGTATCTCCATCATGGTGGTCTCGGCTATATGGCAGCAATGTTCCACCTCTTCACTCATGCAATGTTTAAGGCTCTGCTCTTCCTTTGCTCTGGTGCTATTATTGTTATCATTGGTAGCAACTTCAAGGAGTATATGGGTGGTTTGCACAAATACATGCCAATTACGAATATCTGTTTCTTGATTGGTTGCTTGGCAATTGCTGGTATTCCTCCATTTGCAGGTTTCTTCTCTAAGGATGAGATTATCTCAGCATGTAATGCACTTCCTGGTGTAGAAGGACAGGCTTTGAAATGGATTATGACACTTGTAGCTGGTATGACAGCATTCTATATGTTCCGTCTCTACTACGTAATCTTCTGGGGTGAGTCTTACTACGAGCAGGACCCAGAGAATCGTCGTCGTCCACAAGAAGTACCTTTCGTAATGTGGGGTCCATTGGTATTCCTCGCAATTATCTCTATCACTGCAGGTTGGATTCCATTTGGTCACTTTGTAAGTGCTAACGGTCTCAGCTATGATATCCATATTGACTGGAGCATTGCTACAACCAGTATCTTTGCCGCACTTATCGGTTTCGCTCTTGCAACTTGGATGTATGCTGGTAAGAAGCAACCTGTTGCAGATGCGTTACAGCGCACCTTCCCACGTTTACATAAAGCAGCTCTCAATAGATTCTATATTGATAATGCTTGGCAATTCTTTACACATAAGATTGTGTTCCGTTGCTTCTCTATTCCAATCGCATGGTTTGATCGTCACGTTATTGATGGCACCTTCAATTTCATGGCTTGGGGTACACAGGAGGCTGGTGAGTCTATCCGTTCATGGCAGAGTGGCGATGTTCGTCAGTATGCCGTATGGTTCATCACTGGTACTGTAGCATTAACATTAGTATTACTTTGCTTGATTTAA
- a CDS encoding ATPase, which yields MILIADSGGSKTDWALISLPTDTSKYVLKVRTQGVNPFHQSKDVILKVLEQELKPALYKAAEQNDSFLPKKDIAEYVSQIAFYGAGCTKNLSSVVSEALTVSFPSASIKVESDLLGAAHAVCGHKAGIACILGTGANSCLYDGENIVANIPPLGYILGDEGSGAVLGKLLLNGIFKGDLSTEIRDLYLAWSGLTYPEIIDKVYRQPLANRYLGGISKFIKENLQYVELESLVRYNFDNFFKKNILKYTATSVRTISAVGGIAAAFEEQLRMSASTFNFKVGKVIASPIDGLIEYYS from the coding sequence ATGATATTAATTGCTGATAGCGGAGGATCTAAGACTGACTGGGCATTGATTAGCTTGCCCACAGATACAAGTAAGTATGTTCTGAAAGTTCGTACACAAGGAGTAAATCCTTTTCATCAGTCGAAGGATGTTATTTTGAAGGTCTTAGAGCAGGAGCTAAAGCCTGCACTATACAAGGCTGCAGAGCAAAATGATAGCTTTTTACCAAAGAAAGATATAGCAGAATATGTCTCACAGATAGCTTTTTATGGAGCAGGCTGTACAAAGAATCTTTCTTCAGTTGTGAGTGAAGCACTTACGGTTTCATTCCCTTCAGCTTCGATAAAGGTGGAGAGCGACTTGTTAGGGGCTGCTCATGCTGTCTGTGGACATAAGGCTGGCATTGCTTGTATTTTAGGTACGGGTGCTAATAGCTGTCTGTATGATGGTGAGAATATTGTGGCAAATATTCCCCCTTTGGGTTATATCTTAGGAGATGAAGGTAGTGGAGCAGTACTTGGCAAGTTGCTACTCAATGGTATTTTTAAGGGTGATTTATCTACAGAGATACGCGATTTATATTTAGCGTGGAGTGGTTTGACCTATCCAGAAATCATAGATAAAGTTTATCGTCAACCGCTTGCAAATCGTTATTTAGGAGGTATCTCTAAGTTTATTAAAGAGAACTTGCAATACGTTGAATTAGAATCTTTAGTAAGATATAACTTCGATAACTTTTTTAAGAAAAATATCTTGAAGTATACAGCAACCTCAGTTCGTACAATTTCTGCTGTTGGCGGTATTGCGGCTGCTTTTGAAGAACAGTTAAGAATGAGTGCCAGTACTTTTAATTTTAAAGTTGGTAAGGTGATAGCTTCACCAATAGATGGATTGATAGAATACTATTCTTAA
- a CDS encoding NADH-quinone oxidoreductase subunit C translates to MKLENKEFGFDSFASEMAKLKNEKHFDYLVTVVGEDFGAEEGLGCIYILENTNTHERCSVKQLAKKVGEEHVIPSVYNIWADADLLEREVYDFYGVKFLGHPDMRRLYLRNDFQGYPLRKDYDMDPEKNMYTTEDDVELDTTTEWNLNNNGELVGTQRPLFTDDNFVVNIGPQHPSTHGVLRLQTVLDGETVTKIYPHLGYIHRGIEKLCEQFTYPQTLALTDRMNYLSAMMHRHALVGVIEEGMGIELSERILYIRTIMDELQRIDNHLLYTSCCAQDLGALTAFLYGMRDREHVLNVMEETTGGRLIQNYYRIGGLQADIDPNFVSNVKELCKYLRPMVQEYLDVFGDNVITHERFRNVGVMDEQDCISYGVTGPAGRASGWKNDVRKNHPYAMYDKVNFEQITLTHGDSMDRYYCHIQEIYQSLNIIEQLIDNIPEGEFYIKQKPVIKVPEGQWYFSVEGASGEFGAYLDSRGDKTAYRLKFRPMGLTLVGAMDKMLRGQKIADLVTTGAALDFVIPDIDR, encoded by the coding sequence ATGAAATTAGAAAATAAAGAATTCGGTTTTGATAGCTTTGCTTCAGAAATGGCAAAGCTGAAGAATGAGAAGCATTTCGATTACCTTGTAACTGTTGTCGGCGAAGACTTTGGCGCAGAGGAAGGTCTTGGATGTATCTATATTCTTGAGAATACAAATACACACGAGCGTTGTTCTGTAAAGCAGCTTGCAAAGAAGGTAGGAGAGGAGCATGTTATTCCTTCTGTCTACAATATTTGGGCTGATGCTGACTTGTTAGAGCGCGAGGTCTATGACTTCTATGGTGTTAAGTTCCTTGGTCACCCTGATATGCGTCGTCTCTACCTGAGAAATGACTTTCAGGGTTATCCACTCCGTAAGGATTATGACATGGATCCTGAAAAGAACATGTATACTACTGAGGATGATGTAGAGCTTGATACAACTACAGAATGGAATCTTAATAATAATGGTGAACTCGTTGGTACACAGCGTCCGTTGTTTACTGATGATAACTTTGTTGTGAATATTGGTCCTCAGCACCCATCTACTCACGGTGTGCTTCGTCTGCAGACGGTGTTGGATGGTGAGACTGTAACCAAGATTTATCCACACTTAGGGTATATTCACCGTGGTATCGAGAAACTTTGTGAACAGTTCACATATCCTCAGACGTTGGCATTGACTGACCGTATGAATTATTTGTCAGCAATGATGCACCGTCATGCTCTTGTTGGTGTTATCGAAGAAGGTATGGGTATTGAATTGTCAGAACGCATCCTCTATATCCGTACAATTATGGATGAGTTGCAGCGTATTGATAATCACCTCCTTTATACATCTTGTTGTGCTCAGGACTTGGGTGCACTCACTGCTTTCCTATATGGTATGCGTGATCGTGAGCATGTCTTGAACGTTATGGAGGAGACAACAGGTGGTCGTCTGATTCAGAACTATTATAGAATAGGTGGTTTGCAGGCTGATATTGATCCAAACTTTGTTTCAAATGTTAAGGAACTCTGCAAGTACCTACGTCCAATGGTTCAAGAGTATCTTGATGTCTTTGGTGATAATGTCATTACCCATGAGCGTTTCCGTAATGTTGGTGTTATGGATGAACAGGATTGTATCAGCTATGGTGTGACTGGTCCTGCTGGTAGAGCAAGTGGTTGGAAGAATGATGTTCGTAAGAATCATCCATATGCTATGTATGATAAGGTTAACTTTGAGCAGATTACTTTGACTCATGGCGACTCTATGGATCGTTACTATTGCCATATTCAGGAGATTTATCAGAGTCTCAATATTATTGAGCAGTTGATTGACAATATTCCAGAGGGTGAGTTCTATATTAAGCAGAAGCCAGTCATCAAGGTTCCTGAGGGACAGTGGTACTTCTCTGTTGAGGGTGCAAGTGGTGAGTTTGGTGCTTATCTGGATTCACGTGGTGATAAGACTGCATATCGTTTGAAGTTCCGCCCTATGGGTCTGACACTTGTTGGTGCTATGGATAAGATGCTTCGTGGTCAGAAGATTGCCGACTTGGTGACTACTGGTGCCGCACTCGACTTCGTTATTCCAGACATTGACCGCTAA
- a CDS encoding complex I subunit 4 family protein yields MSWILTVFVIIPVLMLFALWVAKNDNQVRGVMVAGSTALLIGAIWLTVYFVQQRNAGNHDAMLLTNSVMWFKPLNIAFSVGVDGISVVMILLSAIIVFTGTFASWQLEPMKKEYFLWFVLLSSGVFGFFISTDMFTMFMFYEVALIPMYLLIGVWGTGPKEYSAMKLTLMLMGGSALLVLGILGIYYFSGATTMDVMELARMHAMPKNIQNIFFPLVFIGFGVLGALFPFHTWSPDGHASAPTAVSMLHAGVLMKLGGYGCLRIAMFLMPDALEMWAPIFLVLTTISVVYGALSACVQTDLKYINAYSSVSHCGMVLFALVMTTQTAITGAILQMLSHGLMTALFFACIGMIYHRAGTRDVRYLGGLMKVIPFLAVSYVVAGLANLGLPGFSGFVAEMTIFVGSFENAGTFHRVATIIACTAIVITAVYILRVVGKILFQKIPNKKFYELHDATWDERFAIGCLIFCVAGLGLCPLFFENMIMDAVHPIFDHIFTYIPNLGNL; encoded by the coding sequence ATGAGTTGGATATTAACTGTATTTGTAATTATCCCCGTCCTGATGCTTTTCGCCCTTTGGGTAGCGAAGAATGATAATCAGGTACGCGGTGTGATGGTAGCCGGCTCTACGGCACTTTTGATAGGTGCAATCTGGCTGACTGTTTATTTCGTTCAGCAGCGCAACGCAGGTAATCATGATGCGATGCTGTTGACAAACTCCGTAATGTGGTTCAAGCCTCTAAATATTGCCTTCTCGGTAGGTGTAGATGGTATCTCTGTTGTAATGATTTTGCTTTCTGCAATCATTGTTTTCACAGGTACTTTTGCCAGCTGGCAGCTTGAACCAATGAAGAAAGAATACTTCCTTTGGTTTGTACTCTTGTCTTCAGGTGTATTTGGCTTCTTTATCTCTACGGATATGTTCACCATGTTCATGTTCTATGAGGTTGCCCTGATTCCAATGTACCTCCTCATCGGTGTATGGGGTACTGGTCCTAAGGAATATTCAGCAATGAAGCTTACCTTGATGTTGATGGGTGGTTCTGCTCTCTTGGTACTCGGCATCCTTGGAATCTACTATTTTAGTGGTGCTACCACAATGGATGTAATGGAGTTAGCACGTATGCATGCTATGCCAAAGAACATCCAGAACATCTTCTTCCCATTGGTGTTTATTGGTTTTGGTGTACTCGGTGCATTGTTCCCATTCCACACATGGTCTCCTGACGGTCACGCTTCAGCGCCTACAGCAGTATCAATGCTCCACGCTGGTGTATTGATGAAACTTGGTGGCTATGGTTGTTTGCGTATTGCAATGTTCCTTATGCCTGACGCATTGGAGATGTGGGCACCTATTTTCCTCGTGTTGACAACTATCTCTGTAGTATATGGTGCACTTTCTGCTTGTGTACAGACCGACTTGAAGTATATCAATGCTTATTCATCAGTTTCACACTGTGGTATGGTACTCTTCGCTTTGGTTATGACCACACAGACAGCTATCACAGGTGCTATTCTCCAGATGCTTTCACACGGTTTGATGACAGCCTTGTTCTTTGCATGTATCGGTATGATTTATCACCGTGCAGGAACACGTGATGTTCGTTACCTTGGTGGTCTTATGAAGGTTATCCCATTCTTGGCTGTATCTTATGTAGTAGCTGGTCTTGCTAACCTTGGTTTGCCAGGTTTCTCAGGCTTCGTTGCTGAGATGACAATCTTCGTAGGTTCATTTGAGAACGCAGGTACATTCCATCGTGTAGCAACAATCATTGCTTGTACAGCAATTGTAATCACAGCTGTTTACATCTTACGAGTGGTAGGAAAGATTCTCTTCCAGAAAATTCCAAACAAGAAGTTCTATGAGTTACATGATGCTACATGGGACGAGCGATTCGCTATTGGCTGTCTAATCTTCTGCGTTGCAGGTTTAGGTCTCTGCCCACTCTTCTTTGAGAATATGATTATGGACGCAGTTCATCCTATCTTTGATCACATCTTCACATATATACCAAATTTGGGTAATCTTTAA
- a CDS encoding 4Fe-4S dicluster domain-containing protein, producing the protein MEDKKQSYFGEVGSALKTLATGMKVTMKEYFTPKSTEQYPENRKTTLHVAKRHRGRLVFKRDEEKNHKCTACTMCEKACPNGTIKILSEMVTNEETGKKKKQLVDYEYDLGDCMFCELCVNACNFDAIEFTNDFENAVFDRSKLILHLDKEVYEGGSLPGLIDGGADWKVGTFNTKKK; encoded by the coding sequence ATGGAAGATAAAAAACAATCATATTTTGGTGAGGTCGGGAGCGCACTCAAGACACTTGCTACGGGTATGAAGGTGACAATGAAGGAGTACTTCACACCAAAATCTACCGAGCAGTATCCTGAGAATCGAAAGACAACCCTTCACGTAGCCAAGCGTCACCGTGGCCGTTTGGTCTTCAAGCGTGACGAAGAAAAAAATCACAAGTGTACTGCTTGTACAATGTGTGAGAAGGCTTGTCCTAATGGTACTATCAAGATTCTTTCAGAGATGGTTACCAACGAAGAGACAGGTAAGAAGAAGAAACAGCTTGTTGATTATGAGTATGACTTAGGCGATTGCATGTTCTGTGAGTTGTGTGTTAATGCCTGCAACTTCGATGCAATTGAGTTTACGAATGATTTCGAGAATGCTGTCTTCGACCGTTCTAAGTTAATCCTTCACCTTGATAAGGAGGTTTATGAAGGAGGTTCACTGCCTGGTCTTATCGACGGTGGTGCAGACTGGAAGGTAGGAACATTCAATACTAAAAAGAAATAA
- the nuoH gene encoding NADH-quinone oxidoreductase subunit NuoH yields MFDFRIVTTWFDELLRVTCGLSNFWTVLIECVAVGLAILLAYALLAIVLIFMERKVCAYFQCRIGPVRVGWWGTLQVFADVLKMLIKEIFTVDKADKLLYYLAPFLVIIASVGTFSFLPWNKGAHILDFNVGIFLVTAISSIGVIGVFIAGWGSNNKYSVLSAMRGAVQMISYELSLGICLISAVILTGTMQISGIVEAQTGPLRWLIVQGHVPATLAFLVFCVAGNAEANRGPFDLAEAESELTAGYHTEYSGMGFGFYYLAEYLNLFVVAGLATTVFLGGWAPLNIGLDGFDAIMNYIPGLVWFLGKTFAVVFLLMWIKWTFPRLRIDQILKLEWKYLMPLSLVILVLMTVCVAFGWTIHY; encoded by the coding sequence ATGTTCGATTTTAGAATAGTAACAACATGGTTCGATGAGTTACTCCGCGTCACTTGTGGCTTGAGTAACTTCTGGACCGTTCTGATTGAGTGCGTTGCGGTGGGACTGGCAATACTTCTTGCTTATGCTTTGCTTGCAATTGTGCTTATCTTTATGGAGCGTAAGGTCTGCGCCTACTTCCAGTGCCGTATCGGTCCTGTCAGAGTAGGATGGTGGGGTACCTTGCAGGTCTTTGCCGACGTGTTGAAGATGTTGATTAAGGAAATCTTTACAGTTGATAAAGCAGATAAACTGCTTTATTACTTGGCTCCTTTCTTGGTAATCATAGCATCTGTCGGTACATTCTCTTTCCTTCCTTGGAATAAGGGAGCTCATATCCTTGATTTCAATGTAGGTATCTTCCTTGTAACTGCCATTAGCTCTATTGGTGTTATTGGTGTGTTTATTGCGGGATGGGGTAGTAACAACAAGTACTCAGTCCTTTCTGCTATGCGTGGTGCAGTACAGATGATTTCATACGAGTTGTCTTTAGGTATCTGTTTGATTTCAGCAGTTATTCTGACTGGTACTATGCAGATCTCAGGTATTGTTGAAGCACAGACTGGTCCTTTGCGGTGGTTGATTGTACAGGGACATGTTCCTGCTACTTTGGCTTTCCTCGTATTCTGTGTTGCTGGTAATGCAGAGGCTAACCGTGGTCCGTTTGACTTGGCAGAAGCTGAGAGTGAGTTGACTGCAGGTTATCATACAGAGTATAGTGGTATGGGATTTGGTTTTTACTACTTGGCAGAGTACCTTAATCTATTTGTTGTAGCGGGTCTTGCAACTACTGTATTCTTAGGTGGTTGGGCTCCTTTGAACATTGGATTAGATGGCTTTGATGCTATTATGAATTATATTCCAGGTCTTGTTTGGTTCCTTGGTAAAACATTCGCAGTAGTATTCTTGCTGATGTGGATTAAGTGGACATTCCCACGTCTCCGTATCGATCAGATTCTGAAATTAGAGTGGAAGTATCTTATGCCACTATCATTGGTTATCCTTGTGTTGATGACAGTGTGTGTTGCATTCGGTTGGACGATTCACTATTAA